In Acidobacteriota bacterium, one DNA window encodes the following:
- a CDS encoding proline dehydrogenase family protein, translating to MLRSFFIALSQNKALRAFSERSSIGRTMSSRFVAGMTIADALAACERVNREDIAVTLDALGESVATAAEARRNGAVYHDLLDAIASQRLNANVSLKLTQMGMDFDPALAESIAVELVEHAARADSFVRIDMEGSPFTEATIAIAERLNAREGCQGRVGTVLQAYLFRTESDAERLLNRGIRIRLCKGAYQEPPEIAFPLKSDVDANYVKLAQRLMTSSVFCGIATHDEAIVEKLLAFVRQHNVPKSAFEFQMLYGIRRDLQRRLAKQGFGVRVYVPFGPEWYPYFMRRLAERPANVLFLLKNFLKS from the coding sequence ATGCTGCGATCTTTCTTTATAGCGCTCTCGCAGAACAAAGCGTTGCGCGCATTCTCCGAGCGCTCTTCGATCGGCAGAACGATGTCGAGCCGGTTTGTCGCCGGCATGACGATTGCCGATGCGCTTGCCGCCTGTGAACGCGTGAACCGGGAGGACATCGCCGTCACGCTCGATGCGCTGGGCGAGAGCGTGGCTACGGCAGCGGAGGCCCGGCGGAACGGCGCGGTCTACCACGATCTGTTGGACGCCATCGCCTCGCAAAGACTGAACGCCAACGTAAGTCTGAAGCTGACGCAGATGGGCATGGACTTCGACCCCGCGCTGGCCGAGAGCATCGCCGTCGAGCTGGTGGAGCACGCTGCGCGCGCGGACTCCTTTGTGCGCATCGACATGGAGGGCAGCCCGTTTACCGAAGCTACCATTGCGATCGCCGAGCGTCTGAACGCGCGCGAGGGATGCCAGGGTCGCGTGGGGACGGTGTTGCAGGCATACCTGTTTCGCACTGAGTCCGACGCCGAGCGGCTGCTCAACCGGGGAATCCGCATTCGCCTGTGCAAGGGCGCTTACCAGGAGCCGCCCGAGATCGCGTTCCCGCTGAAGAGCGACGTCGACGCGAACTACGTGAAGCTCGCCCAGCGTCTGATGACCTCCAGCGTCTTCTGCGGGATCGCCACGCACGACGAGGCCATCGTCGAGAAGCTGCTCGCCTTTGTTCGTCAGCACAACGTGCCGAAGAGCGCGTTCGAGTTCCAGATGCTCTACGGTATACGGCGCGACCTGCAACGGAGGCTGGCGAAGCAGGGCTTCGGCGTCAGGGTCTATGTCCCCTTTGGCCCGGAGTGGTATCCCTACTTCATGCGGCGGCTCGCGGAGCGGCCCGCGAACGTGCTCTTTTTGCTGAAGAACTTTTTAAAGAGCTGA